The genomic region GCCGAGCGATCTAGTTGCTTACGCGCTCGACGTATTCCGCGTTGACCGTGTTGATCTTCACGATGTTGCCTTCCTTGATGAAACCTGGGACCAAGAATTCGGCTCCCGTTTCCACCTTGGCTGGCTTGGTAACGTTCGTCGCGGTATCGCCCTTCGTGCCCGGAGTCGTCTCAGTGACTTCCAATTCAACGTGCTGCGGAGGTTCCACGACGATTGCGTTGCCGTTGTACAGCGTCATGGAGCACTCCATGCCGTCCTTGATGTACTTCCAGATATCGCCGGCAACTTGGGCAGTGACCTCGTATTGTTCGAACGTCGTGCCGTCCATGAACACGTAGTCTTCGCCTTGGCGATACAGGAACTGGACGCTGGTGGTCTCCACATCGGCGGACTGCAATGAGTCCCCACCCTTGTAGGTCCGATCCAAGCTGGTACCACGGATCAGGTTCTTCATCCTACACTTGTAAAACGCATTCCCCTTGCCTGGTTTGACGAAATTCATTTCCGTCATCAGATACGGTTCGCCGTCAATTTCGATTTTCAGGCCTTTGCGAAAATCGCTTGTGTTGTACGTTGCCACGGCGGGCTTCACTCCCATACGGAAAAAAAATCAGGTTTACTGAGCAATATGCAGCCAGAAAGTTTAGCGACCGACCGCCTTGTTGTCCTGCCCATTCGCGACAAAGATTTTGAGCCCGGAAATCACGACGATTCTCGGTGGCTGGAATCCATGCGGACCGCCATCCGATCCGCCTCCGAGCTGCGGCGAGCACTGAACCTGCCCACTCGCACGGAAATCAAGCCAGAAACCAGCCTGCCGAATCCAGCCGGTTCGGTGGGCGACTCGACGGACACCCCCGCTGCCAATTCAGACCAGGATTACGATTTCCCAGTCTTCGTGACCCGCGAATTCGTCTCCCGGATGAAGCCTGGCGATTGGCAAGACCCGCTGCTGCGACAGGTCATGCCGATCGCTGAAGAAGGCCTCGCGGTGGAAGGCTTCGGCTCCGATCCGGTTGGCGATCTCAACGCAAACGTGGCTCCTGGGGTGCTTCACAAGTACCAAGGCAGGGCGTTGCTAGTGACCTCGGGGGCGTGCGGAATCCATTGCCGATATTGCTTCCGGCGAGAATTCCCGTATGCCGCCGCTGGCTCACGAAAGGATGCTTACCAGCCTTCGCTGGAATACCTGCAAACCCATCCTGACGTCGAAGAAGTCATTCTGAGCGGTGGCGATCCGCTGACCAGCACGGATGAGGCTCTCGACGACTTGATCACTCGGCTCGAAGCGATTCCACATGTCAAACGATTGCGATTCCACACGCGGATGCCAATCGTCGTCCCGTCACGAGTGACGCAAACCTTGTTGGCGCGTTTGAAACGCTCACGTCTGACAACGTGGGTGGTTGTGCACAGCAACCACGCCGCCGAAATTGACCAGGCCACGCAGCAATCGTTAGAGCGAATGGTCGACGCGGGCATTCCCGTTTTGAACCAAGCCGTGCTGCTACGCGGGGTCAACGACAGCGTCGACGTGCTGGAAGCGTTATCGCGACGATTGCTGGATTGCCGTGTGACACCGTATTACTTGCATCAACTTGATCGAGTTTCGGGTGCTTCGCATTTTGAAGTTCCGGTCCAACGTGGTCGCGAGCTGATCGCCGCGTTAGAATCACGACTGCCAGGATTTGCGGTGCCGCGCTACGTCGCCGAAATCACCGGGCGAGAATCTAAAACCCGCTTGTGAATTTCCGCTGAACTGAATCTCCATTGAACATCGCGCAACTCCGATCCCAAGCCGACCAGCATCTCGGCCTGTCCGATCTATGGGGGAGCATGCGAATGTTGATCTCGACGGGCTTTGGCCTGCGCAGCAACCCGGTTTTGCAACGTGAGTTGATGGTCAACCTGCGCACCAACCGTGCGTTCATCTTGCTGGCGGTTTACCAGATCTTGCTAGCGGCAGTCACGCTGATCGCCTGGCCCAGTGACGAACGACTGGACCTG from Neorhodopirellula lusitana harbors:
- the epmB gene encoding EF-P beta-lysylation protein EpmB; translated protein: MRTAIRSASELRRALNLPTRTEIKPETSLPNPAGSVGDSTDTPAANSDQDYDFPVFVTREFVSRMKPGDWQDPLLRQVMPIAEEGLAVEGFGSDPVGDLNANVAPGVLHKYQGRALLVTSGACGIHCRYCFRREFPYAAAGSRKDAYQPSLEYLQTHPDVEEVILSGGDPLTSTDEALDDLITRLEAIPHVKRLRFHTRMPIVVPSRVTQTLLARLKRSRLTTWVVVHSNHAAEIDQATQQSLERMVDAGIPVLNQAVLLRGVNDSVDVLEALSRRLLDCRVTPYYLHQLDRVSGASHFEVPVQRGRELIAALESRLPGFAVPRYVAEITGRESKTRL
- the efp gene encoding elongation factor P, whose product is MGVKPAVATYNTSDFRKGLKIEIDGEPYLMTEMNFVKPGKGNAFYKCRMKNLIRGTSLDRTYKGGDSLQSADVETTSVQFLYRQGEDYVFMDGTTFEQYEVTAQVAGDIWKYIKDGMECSMTLYNGNAIVVEPPQHVELEVTETTPGTKGDTATNVTKPAKVETGAEFLVPGFIKEGNIVKINTVNAEYVERVSN